From a single Lewinella sp. LCG006 genomic region:
- a CDS encoding ice-binding family protein yields MKTFFSQTLFGLMLLLLPSAIFAQAPDLGVASSFAVFTGNGAFNNDGTSMITGDIGTNIGPFAGFPPGTVQGTIHVQDAISLQASIGVGLAYSHLSALTCDIVLGVGLGNNQILPPNVYCIGGAATLNGDLILDGQNDPDALFIFQINGALSTGVNSRVMLINGASLCNVYWQINGAVELGDLSIFLGTFIANGQIEALEGATILGRALATVGAVSLHNNVISIGLPPVPADITANGPVTFCEGSSVVLSGNVDGIWNTGETTPTITVTTSGDYFVTNTTICGSEASNHIIVTVNPLPPCDINGVPEFCAGQSTELCASSGFAAYLWSNGETSECILVNTAGTFSVTITDANGCESVCSQTVTENSVPVCNITGVPEFCAGQSTELCASPGFAAYLWSNSETSECILVNTAGTFSVTITDANGCESVCSQTVTENPVPSCDITGVPEFCAGQSTELCASPGFAAYLWSNSETSECILVNTAGTFSVTITDANGCESVCSQTVTENPVPSCDITGNPIFCAGESTELCTTPGFAAYLWSTGEMTNCITVSTSGLFSVTVTDANGCSNSCDYQVMLGDLIPPVITCPIAVSIECDESTLPANTGTATATDNCVISPLIGFDDVIVAGGLCPQEYSIMRTWTATDDIGNSITCTQTISIEDTTAPVISINNPLLTNGDTITVPCFGQDTNWNLPNYDEGSVTATDDCGSTVAIAFTHTLENEGTCAEDGYISLFRLTWTATDLCGNSSDAVLFLSLIDTMPPVIFGVPEDITVECNAIPALPAFVYATDECLCACVVLFEETRPTTTCLDGQVLVRTWTATDGCGNTTTETQNITLVDSTGPEWVLDFPEIGAPATGTIFEYTCEEGGIPSFFSFLNEEAVYDASSCGTALMVVFDSTTVVSNNCEADGFVAQTIYRWEGSDECGNSSELVLIARLVDHEAPVLIGVPDTSCLGSPVLEEISATDDCTQPTIHFWDVNIPNSCGNELVLRTYEAVDDCGNTSRATTVMITNGGSTPVISFSNPVLTEIATGDTLRLDCAATSGQYTSFGIADVSVENACAENVTLSFSETLVASGDCSVSGVIAIVELKWTATDVCGNTSELSIMAKMVDESSPVFPDFEAEITIGCHDTLPVAYATDNCGEVTITTLDTIVPGVCVFEYSIERIITATDACGNATTRQQIIHVGIGEGPTIEGVDTLICKDLTLPDVTAYDFCVGEFVPVTMVQDTLESICEGLVIRRTWTAVNSCGYVSEVSQIIIRYDETPPVINIPNNSVIHDYLYYQPQVVYLGQVFELEGLEALDAYSVIVSDDCGETIIPVFTLVVTFPEDCEAAGYFEERVYTWIATDICGNSTTLTFTVHIIDDVPPVLRGVPDDLTIECAPLPPVPAVFTGDTNNSVTIVYTQTIEEGNEPGVFIVTRTWVATDACGNTTVEVQTITWIPDTMLDCTIVLPENVECNSHGVIISSTFTGGVNYDWEIEGEECFILGGQNTPEITIYMGWSTVKIILTVTDSFGCSSMCMAFLDCNSSYSLNAPGTIESVISDGSTISDANTTDHSIGSLQNFSLRPNPVSERVFLDFDANVEEVVEIRLITSFGQVILSSSFTAQTGANAYAIDVAELPKGSYLVQVRTRKEVVTKVIIVL; encoded by the coding sequence ATGAAAACTTTTTTCTCGCAGACCCTTTTTGGGCTGATGCTGCTATTATTGCCGTCAGCTATTTTTGCGCAAGCACCAGATTTGGGTGTTGCTTCCAGTTTTGCTGTATTTACAGGCAATGGAGCATTTAATAACGATGGAACAAGCATGATCACCGGTGATATCGGTACGAACATTGGTCCATTCGCGGGGTTTCCTCCAGGTACGGTACAAGGAACTATCCACGTGCAGGATGCCATCTCCTTACAGGCATCCATAGGGGTTGGTCTTGCCTACAGTCATCTAAGTGCTCTTACTTGTGATATTGTGCTGGGCGTTGGCTTGGGAAACAACCAGATCCTTCCCCCTAATGTGTATTGCATCGGGGGCGCAGCTACTTTAAATGGAGATTTAATCCTCGACGGCCAGAATGATCCTGATGCTTTGTTTATTTTTCAGATCAATGGTGCCTTATCGACCGGCGTCAATTCACGGGTCATGCTCATCAATGGTGCCTCCTTGTGTAATGTCTATTGGCAAATAAACGGTGCTGTCGAACTGGGTGACCTTTCTATTTTCCTGGGTACTTTCATTGCCAACGGACAAATTGAAGCATTGGAAGGAGCCACTATTCTGGGCAGAGCTCTGGCAACAGTAGGTGCTGTCTCTCTACATAATAATGTAATCAGCATAGGGCTGCCGCCAGTTCCTGCCGACATTACCGCAAACGGGCCTGTTACCTTCTGTGAAGGCAGTAGTGTTGTGCTTTCCGGAAACGTAGACGGCATTTGGAATACGGGCGAAACCACTCCAACGATCACCGTAACAACCAGTGGCGACTATTTTGTTACCAATACAACGATTTGTGGCAGTGAGGCTTCCAACCACATTATTGTAACAGTCAACCCTCTCCCACCCTGCGACATTAATGGCGTCCCCGAATTTTGTGCCGGACAATCGACTGAACTGTGTGCTTCGTCTGGCTTTGCCGCCTACCTCTGGAGCAACGGCGAAACAAGTGAATGTATCCTCGTAAATACTGCTGGCACCTTTTCGGTAACCATAACCGACGCAAATGGCTGTGAAAGTGTTTGTAGTCAAACCGTCACGGAGAATTCAGTGCCGGTCTGTAACATTACCGGCGTCCCCGAATTTTGTGCCGGACAGTCGACGGAACTGTGTGCTTCGCCCGGCTTTGCCGCCTACCTCTGGAGCAACAGCGAAACCAGTGAATGTATCCTCGTAAATACTGCTGGCACCTTTTCGGTAACCATAACCGACGCAAATGGCTGTGAAAGTGTTTGTAGTCAAACCGTCACGGAGAATCCTGTGCCTAGCTGCGACATTACCGGCGTCCCCGAATTTTGTGCCGGACAATCGACGGAACTGTGTGCTTCGCCCGGCTTTGCCGCCTACCTCTGGAGCAACAGCGAAACCAGTGAATGTATTCTGGTAAATACTGCTGGCACCTTTTCGGTAACCATAACCGACGCAAATGGTTGTGAAAGTGTTTGTAGTCAAACCGTCACGGAAAACCCAGTGCCTAGCTGCGATATCACTGGCAACCCGATCTTTTGTGCAGGAGAATCGACGGAGCTGTGCACCACTCCGGGCTTCGCCGCCTATTTATGGAGTACGGGTGAGATGACCAATTGTATTACCGTAAGCACCTCGGGGCTCTTTTCGGTGACGGTGACGGATGCAAATGGCTGCAGTAACTCCTGTGATTACCAGGTCATGCTGGGTGACCTTATTCCACCCGTCATAACTTGCCCGATAGCTGTAAGCATTGAATGTGACGAAAGCACCCTGCCCGCAAATACCGGGACGGCCACGGCCACTGATAATTGTGTCATTTCTCCGCTTATTGGCTTTGATGATGTCATTGTAGCGGGAGGACTTTGCCCTCAGGAATACAGCATTATGCGTACCTGGACGGCTACCGATGACATTGGAAATAGTATTACCTGTACACAGACGATCAGTATCGAAGATACTACGGCACCTGTCATTAGCATCAACAATCCATTGTTGACCAACGGAGATACGATTACCGTACCCTGTTTTGGTCAGGATACAAATTGGAACCTCCCCAACTACGACGAGGGCAGTGTTACTGCAACGGATGATTGTGGTAGCACCGTCGCTATCGCATTCACCCATACGCTGGAAAACGAGGGCACCTGTGCGGAAGATGGCTACATCAGCTTATTTCGCCTCACCTGGACGGCCACCGATCTTTGTGGAAACAGCAGCGATGCGGTGTTATTCCTCTCCTTGATCGACACCATGCCACCCGTTATCTTTGGCGTACCTGAGGATATTACCGTGGAGTGTAATGCTATTCCGGCCCTCCCTGCGTTTGTTTACGCCACCGATGAGTGTCTGTGCGCATGTGTGGTTTTATTTGAAGAAACACGCCCTACTACGACCTGCCTTGATGGCCAGGTACTCGTAAGAACCTGGACCGCTACGGATGGTTGTGGGAACACCACTACGGAGACCCAAAACATCACCCTTGTTGATTCGACCGGCCCGGAATGGGTACTCGACTTTCCTGAAATTGGGGCACCTGCAACTGGAACCATCTTCGAATATACTTGCGAAGAAGGAGGGATTCCGTCATTTTTCAGTTTCCTGAATGAGGAGGCGGTTTATGACGCCAGCTCCTGCGGCACGGCTTTAATGGTTGTTTTTGATAGTACAACAGTCGTTTCCAATAATTGTGAAGCAGACGGATTTGTAGCGCAAACGATCTATCGTTGGGAGGGATCTGACGAATGTGGCAACTCCTCCGAGTTGGTCCTTATCGCCAGACTGGTCGACCACGAAGCGCCTGTGCTGATTGGTGTGCCAGATACCAGCTGCCTGGGCAGCCCCGTCTTGGAGGAAATCAGCGCCACCGATGATTGTACGCAGCCAACCATCCATTTCTGGGATGTCAATATTCCAAATTCCTGTGGCAATGAGCTGGTGCTACGGACTTACGAAGCGGTTGATGATTGTGGAAATACCTCCCGCGCCACGACCGTGATGATCACCAATGGGGGAAGTACCCCCGTCATTTCCTTTAGCAATCCTGTTTTGACAGAAATAGCCACGGGAGATACCCTGCGATTGGACTGCGCTGCAACTTCTGGGCAGTACACTTCTTTTGGAATAGCGGATGTTAGCGTTGAAAATGCTTGTGCAGAAAATGTAACACTTAGCTTTTCAGAAACCCTTGTAGCCTCGGGGGATTGCTCCGTCAGTGGAGTCATCGCAATCGTTGAATTGAAATGGACGGCTACGGACGTCTGCGGAAACACGAGTGAGTTAAGTATCATGGCAAAAATGGTAGATGAGTCCAGTCCGGTATTTCCTGACTTTGAAGCAGAAATAACGATTGGATGCCATGATACCTTGCCCGTCGCCTATGCAACGGATAATTGTGGAGAGGTAACCATAACTACCTTGGATACCATTGTTCCAGGAGTCTGTGTTTTTGAATATTCCATAGAACGCATCATCACGGCAACAGACGCCTGTGGTAACGCAACCACCCGGCAGCAAATTATCCACGTGGGTATTGGTGAAGGGCCAACGATTGAAGGAGTAGACACGCTGATTTGTAAAGACCTTACGCTTCCTGATGTCACCGCCTACGATTTCTGTGTCGGAGAATTTGTCCCCGTCACGATGGTACAAGACACCCTGGAATCTATCTGTGAAGGCCTGGTGATCAGGAGAACCTGGACGGCGGTGAATAGCTGTGGTTATGTCTCGGAGGTCAGTCAGATTATTATCCGCTACGATGAGACACCACCAGTAATCAACATTCCCAACAACTCCGTAATCCACGACTACCTTTATTACCAACCTCAAGTAGTGTACCTGGGGCAGGTATTTGAGCTCGAAGGTTTGGAAGCATTGGATGCCTATAGCGTCATCGTTTCAGATGATTGCGGGGAGACGATTATTCCGGTGTTCACGCTGGTTGTCACGTTCCCCGAAGATTGCGAAGCAGCTGGCTATTTTGAAGAAAGGGTATACACCTGGATCGCAACCGATATTTGTGGCAATTCAACGACCTTGACCTTTACAGTGCATATTATTGATGATGTTCCACCGGTACTGCGCGGCGTCCCCGACGATCTCACGATTGAGTGTGCTCCTTTACCCCCCGTTCCAGCAGTCTTTACCGGTGACACCAACAATTCGGTGACCATCGTATACACGCAGACCATAGAAGAGGGTAATGAACCTGGTGTCTTTATAGTAACCCGGACTTGGGTCGCAACGGATGCCTGTGGCAATACCACGGTAGAAGTACAGACGATTACCTGGATACCGGATACGATGCTCGATTGCACGATTGTTCTACCTGAAAACGTCGAATGTAACTCTCATGGCGTGATTATCAGTAGTACATTTACCGGAGGAGTCAACTATGATTGGGAAATCGAAGGGGAGGAATGTTTCATCCTGGGAGGACAAAACACCCCTGAGATCACGATCTATATGGGTTGGTCAACGGTGAAAATTATCCTGACGGTGACTGATTCTTTTGGTTGTTCTTCCATGTGTATGGCTTTCCTGGATTGTAATAGTAGCTACTCCCTCAACGCGCCAGGAACCATTGAAAGCGTCATAAGTGATGGTTCAACGATTAGCGATGCTAATACAACAGACCATTCCATCGGTTCCCTGCAAAACTTCAGCTTAAGGCCGAACCCGGTGAGTGAAAGGGTCTTCCTTGATTTTGATGCTAACGTAGAGGAAGTGGTTGAAATACGCTTGATCACCTCCTTTGGACAAGTCATCCTTAGCAGCAGCTTTACCGCTCAAACGGGGGCAAACGCCTACGCGATTGATGTAGCGGAGTTGCCTAAAGGGAGCTACCTGGTACAGGTTAGAACGAGGAAAGAAGTAGTGACAAAAGTGATCATTGTTTTGTAA
- a CDS encoding helix-turn-helix domain-containing protein: MKLYIKYMVSLRCKMVVKAELKTLGQPYISVELGTIELCCKPTAEQREELRITLLRSGLELLDDPKIILIEKIKNVIIEMIHYDVDLPHVNYSDYISKKLGYDYTYLSNMFSEVKGTTIQHFIITHKIERVKELLLYDEYNLTEISYMLHYSSVAHLSNQFKKVTGLSPSYFKKLKQKRKKNLEDF, translated from the coding sequence ATGAAACTATATATCAAATACATGGTCAGCTTGCGGTGCAAGATGGTCGTAAAAGCAGAATTGAAAACATTGGGCCAGCCCTACATATCCGTGGAGCTAGGCACCATAGAGCTATGCTGCAAGCCGACCGCTGAACAGCGGGAAGAGTTAAGGATCACCTTGCTGCGCTCAGGCCTTGAATTGCTGGATGATCCTAAAATTATTCTAATCGAAAAAATAAAAAATGTGATCATTGAAATGATCCATTATGATGTGGATTTACCCCACGTTAATTATTCAGACTACATCAGTAAGAAATTAGGCTACGATTATACTTACCTGTCTAATATGTTTTCCGAGGTCAAGGGCACCACCATTCAGCACTTCATCATCACGCACAAAATAGAACGGGTAAAAGAACTGTTGCTCTACGACGAGTACAACCTTACAGAAATCTCTTACATGCTGCATTACAGTAGCGTGGCGCATTTGTCCAACCAGTTCAAGAAAGTCACGGGCTTGAGCCCTTCTTATTTCAAAAAACTCAAGCAGAAACGAAAGAAGAATCTGGAAGATTTCTAA
- a CDS encoding universal stress protein, translating to MKKIMFALEFYDHAPKVFKYAAKMAYAFKADLLMMHAHGKPEPMRSSDQMIEERHDKVIEKLKDFVNEHLPENYHGKLKIDYLAVNAYPLDGILDTALDEKVELIVMGMTGKTNALGSKLGNTTLSVLAQADCQVLMVPEGATFTGINDLLYTVDFEFRDLQAIHYLKDWSQTLDAVLHVLHVVEGDEENLDVLKKMMILKKTFKMDTAIDFDLRFGHFRTEIEQFARGKKADIVAMISHKHNFISRLLDDSSLEAIATEIELPLLVIKEDAYEFDEAALQWVEFLKSIA from the coding sequence ATGAAAAAGATAATGTTTGCTTTAGAGTTTTATGATCATGCTCCTAAAGTTTTCAAATACGCCGCGAAGATGGCCTATGCTTTTAAGGCTGATCTCCTGATGATGCATGCACACGGCAAACCGGAACCCATGAGGTCTTCCGACCAAATGATTGAGGAAAGACATGATAAGGTGATCGAAAAGCTGAAGGATTTTGTCAATGAACACCTTCCTGAAAACTACCACGGAAAGCTGAAAATAGATTACCTGGCCGTGAATGCCTATCCATTAGATGGGATTTTGGATACCGCACTTGATGAGAAAGTGGAGCTTATTGTGATGGGCATGACGGGAAAAACCAATGCACTGGGGAGTAAATTAGGCAATACGACACTCAGCGTGTTGGCCCAGGCCGATTGCCAGGTACTGATGGTGCCAGAAGGGGCGACATTTACGGGTATTAACGACCTGCTCTATACGGTAGATTTTGAATTTAGAGACCTACAGGCCATCCATTACCTCAAAGATTGGAGCCAGACGCTGGACGCAGTCTTACATGTCTTGCATGTTGTAGAGGGCGACGAAGAAAACTTGGACGTTTTGAAAAAAATGATGATCCTGAAGAAAACTTTCAAAATGGATACAGCCATTGATTTTGACCTCCGATTTGGTCATTTTCGTACGGAGATCGAACAATTTGCCAGGGGAAAAAAAGCGGATATTGTAGCCATGATTTCCCATAAACACAATTTCATCTCTCGTTTATTGGACGATAGTTCGCTGGAAGCGATCGCCACAGAGATCGAACTCCCACTGTTGGTGATCAAAGAGGATGCGTATGAATTTGACGAAGCGGCTCTGCAGTGGGTGGAATTCTTGAAGTCGATTGCTTAG
- a CDS encoding AI-2E family transporter produces the protein MIQKLPLTVKRSIELLGLVLLAFVIVQLQDILMPLLMALVTSVALLPVYRYLVRKKIPSSISIFLTMFLMLIVLTVITFLIISQLRPLVYDFTEIKENIINHINVISVWFSEKTSISGAQQTELIQNQASNILDSAGEYLSNAMGSISTLLIFLGLFPIYTFLILYYRSTLRKFLLMSFQKGNELQISETLKSIESIIHSYIVGLLIQFTYMTILLGGALLIFGIDHALLIGVIFALLNLIPYVGAFIGNIIGVLLTLSASTNLSSVFIVLIIISAVQFLDNNILMPSILGSKIRINALVSLFGVFVGGALAGIGGMFLSLPLMAVFKVIFDHTEEFKNWGVLLGDVQPATNRFLKRKDQEPSM, from the coding sequence ATGATACAAAAACTGCCTTTAACGGTCAAACGCTCGATAGAATTATTGGGGCTGGTTTTGCTTGCTTTTGTCATTGTACAATTGCAGGATATACTGATGCCTTTGTTGATGGCGCTAGTGACCTCTGTTGCATTGTTACCCGTTTACAGGTACCTGGTTCGTAAAAAGATACCTAGTAGTATTTCTATTTTCCTGACGATGTTTTTAATGTTAATTGTACTTACGGTAATAACATTTTTAATCATCTCCCAACTCAGGCCATTGGTGTATGATTTCACAGAAATTAAGGAAAATATCATTAATCACATCAATGTGATTAGCGTGTGGTTCAGTGAAAAAACCAGTATTTCTGGTGCCCAACAAACCGAACTAATCCAAAATCAAGCTAGTAATATATTGGATTCTGCGGGGGAATACCTTAGCAATGCCATGGGATCCATAAGCACATTGCTTATATTTTTGGGATTGTTCCCGATCTACACCTTTCTGATTCTTTATTATAGAAGTACGCTAAGGAAATTTTTACTGATGTCCTTTCAAAAGGGTAATGAATTACAAATCAGTGAAACATTAAAAAGTATAGAATCTATTATTCATAGCTATATCGTTGGGTTATTGATACAGTTTACTTACATGACTATTTTGCTCGGAGGAGCGCTACTTATTTTTGGCATCGATCATGCGCTGTTGATCGGTGTTATTTTTGCTTTACTTAACCTCATTCCCTACGTTGGTGCATTCATCGGCAATATCATTGGGGTATTACTGACCCTAAGTGCTTCGACCAACCTGAGTTCCGTATTTATTGTTTTGATCATCATTTCTGCAGTACAGTTTTTGGACAATAATATTCTAATGCCATCTATTCTAGGGTCCAAAATTAGAATAAATGCACTCGTGAGTTTATTTGGCGTGTTTGTTGGCGGAGCTTTGGCAGGAATAGGAGGCATGTTTTTATCCCTACCGCTCATGGCCGTTTTCAAAGTAATATTCGATCATACCGAAGAATTCAAAAATTGGGGCGTATTGCTTGGCGATGTTCAGCCTGCTACGAACAGGTTTCTAAAACGTAAAGATCAAGAGCCTTCGATGTGA
- a CDS encoding HPF/RaiA family ribosome-associated protein translates to MTIQFNTDKNIDGGERSKDFFTSQVAQELDLYQSEITRIKVHLSDENGGKGGRNDIRCLLEARLEGKQSIVVSDQADTAELAVTGAIDKLKNALKTILGRSQSY, encoded by the coding sequence ATGACAATTCAATTTAATACCGACAAAAACATTGATGGGGGAGAAAGAAGTAAAGATTTTTTTACTTCCCAAGTCGCACAAGAGCTCGATCTATACCAATCTGAGATTACAAGAATAAAAGTTCATCTGTCAGACGAAAACGGAGGAAAAGGAGGAAGGAATGATATCCGATGTTTGCTTGAAGCCCGACTGGAGGGCAAACAATCCATAGTAGTTTCAGACCAGGCAGATACGGCTGAATTAGCGGTAACAGGAGCTATTGATAAACTAAAAAATGCTTTGAAAACGATACTCGGGCGTAGCCAAAGTTATTAA